In Deltaproteobacteria bacterium, the following proteins share a genomic window:
- a CDS encoding endonuclease V, whose protein sequence is MKAARLHPWRVTPAEAAAIQRRLAGLVRVGGALPRPPRLVAGADAAYSRSGGMVFAAVTVHAFPSLELVERRCAARPALFPYVPGLLTFREGPALVDAFGLVACAPDVVIFDGQGILHPRRMGVAAHMGVLLGVPTVGCAKSLLCGRCDEPGTARGAWTAVTGGGERLGACLRTREGVRPVYVSPGFGLGLEAAVETVLSCTTRYRLPEPVRSAHRFAALAKEDFEERAGEDGGVSGSLSDDGRR, encoded by the coding sequence GTGAAGGCGGCGCGGCTTCACCCCTGGCGCGTAACGCCCGCCGAGGCGGCGGCCATCCAGCGAAGGCTCGCCGGCCTTGTGAGGGTCGGCGGGGCCCTTCCCCGTCCCCCCCGGCTCGTGGCCGGCGCCGACGCCGCTTACTCGCGCAGCGGCGGCATGGTCTTCGCCGCCGTGACGGTGCACGCCTTCCCCTCGCTCGAGCTCGTGGAGCGCAGGTGCGCCGCCCGTCCGGCCCTCTTTCCCTACGTGCCGGGGCTTCTCACATTCCGCGAGGGTCCGGCCCTGGTCGATGCCTTCGGCCTCGTCGCCTGCGCGCCCGATGTGGTCATATTCGACGGCCAGGGCATACTCCATCCGCGACGCATGGGCGTGGCGGCCCACATGGGGGTGCTGCTGGGCGTGCCCACGGTGGGCTGCGCCAAGTCGCTTCTGTGCGGCCGCTGCGACGAGCCCGGGACGGCAAGGGGGGCGTGGACGGCCGTAACAGGCGGCGGCGAAAGGCTCGGCGCCTGCCTCCGCACCAGGGAAGGCGTAAGGCCGGTATACGTCTCGCCGGGCTTCGGCCTGGGCCTTGAGGCGGCGGTGGAGACGGTGCTCTCCTGCACCACCCGCTACCGGCTGCCCGAGCCGGTGCGCAGCGCCCACAGGTTCGCGGCCCTTGCAAAAGAGGACTTCGAAGAACGCGCGGGAGAAGACGGCGGGGTCTCAGGGAGTTTGAGCGATGACGGCAGGCGGTGA
- the sixA gene encoding phosphohistidine phosphatase SixA: protein MEVEGVKLYLARHARAVEAEAEQGRPLSEEGRRQARTVARRLADRGVAVARIYHSPKLRAAQTARILGRCMEPAPVVMEADGLLPGDDPELWAARLGCMGCDVMLVGHLPHLGALAAFLAGGALAGAPWPEAAVLCLHREGRRRWRALWTVTADERG from the coding sequence CTGGAGGTGGAGGGCGTGAAGTTGTATCTGGCAAGACATGCCAGGGCCGTGGAGGCCGAGGCGGAGCAGGGGCGTCCCCTGAGCGAGGAAGGGAGGCGTCAGGCCCGCACGGTGGCGCGGCGTCTGGCGGACAGAGGGGTGGCCGTGGCCCGCATCTACCACAGTCCGAAGCTGCGGGCCGCCCAGACGGCGCGCATACTGGGCCGGTGCATGGAGCCCGCGCCGGTTGTGATGGAGGCCGACGGGCTGCTGCCCGGCGACGACCCGGAGCTGTGGGCCGCGCGCCTGGGGTGTATGGGCTGCGACGTGATGCTCGTCGGCCACCTTCCCCACCTCGGCGCGCTTGCGGCCTTTCTGGCCGGCGGGGCCCTGGCGGGCGCGCCGTGGCCGGAGGCGGCCGTGCTCTGCCTCCACCGCGAGGGGAGGCGGAGGTGGAGGGCCCTCTGGACCGTGACGGCCGACGAGCGGGGGTGA
- a CDS encoding type II toxin-antitoxin system HicB family antitoxin has product MQQQEAKKKVEFSAIIEEAQEGGYWAICPEIPGANGQGETVEEAKDSLSEAVVLILEDRREDVLRGLPEDVILDKVQVA; this is encoded by the coding sequence ATGCAACAACAGGAAGCAAAAAAGAAAGTCGAGTTTTCTGCCATTATTGAAGAGGCCCAGGAAGGCGGATACTGGGCCATATGCCCGGAGATACCTGGAGCCAATGGTCAGGGCGAGACAGTAGAAGAAGCGAAAGACAGCCTGAGTGAGGCTGTTGTATTGATTTTGGAAGACCGGAGAGAGGATGTCCTTCGGGGCCTGCCGGAAGATGTGATTCTTGACAAGGTGCAGGTTGCATGA
- a CDS encoding DUF481 domain-containing protein produces the protein MTRKMVCFFTAAALVTCAGLAGALDKPAEKSISDEAELSYVKTGGNTDTETLLLKNGLTYRPSATVTGKWKVAVLEGESSGVRTAQRYSSELRVDKEYTDRLYTFGNGQWLKDKFMGLDSRYILGGGGGYTIVSTHSHKLLAEAGLSYTWDDYTDNTSKEYAGGRLYGKYVYALDKKTRFSQWVEWLPDFEETKNYNLNAETAVTTSLSDVLSLKVSYLVNYDNVPVAGAEKTDTTFATTLVMNY, from the coding sequence GTGACAAGAAAGATGGTCTGTTTTTTCACGGCGGCGGCGCTCGTCACTTGTGCGGGCCTTGCCGGTGCGCTCGACAAGCCGGCGGAGAAGAGCATAAGCGACGAAGCCGAGCTCTCCTACGTAAAGACGGGCGGCAATACCGATACGGAGACACTGCTCTTAAAGAACGGGCTCACCTACAGGCCCAGCGCCACGGTGACCGGCAAGTGGAAGGTCGCGGTGCTCGAGGGCGAGAGCAGCGGCGTGAGGACGGCCCAGCGCTACTCCAGCGAGCTGAGGGTTGACAAGGAGTACACCGACAGGCTCTACACCTTCGGCAACGGCCAGTGGCTCAAGGACAAGTTCATGGGCCTCGACTCGCGCTACATACTGGGCGGCGGCGGCGGTTACACGATCGTCTCTACGCACAGCCACAAGCTGCTCGCCGAGGCCGGTCTGAGCTACACGTGGGACGACTATACGGACAACACATCGAAGGAGTACGCAGGCGGCCGCCTCTACGGCAAGTACGTCTACGCCCTTGACAAGAAGACCCGTTTTTCCCAGTGGGTGGAGTGGCTTCCCGACTTCGAGGAGACGAAAAACTACAACCTCAATGCCGAGACGGCCGTCACCACCTCTCTTAGCGACGTGCTCTCGCTCAAGGTGAGCTACCTCGTGAACTACGACAACGTGCCGGTTGCCGGCGCCGAAAAGACCGACACCACCTTCGCCACCACACTCGTCATGAACTACTGA
- the larE gene encoding ATP-dependent sacrificial sulfur transferase LarE gives MLTSAADRGFSIDVDGAAAEAKHESLKALIGEMGSVLVAFSGGVDSTFLLRAAVDVLGERTAALTAVSPTYPESELEEAKGLAARMGVRHIVVDSNELEIPGFAANPENRCYYCKGELFDICRKKADELGLSHVADGSNVDDDGDYRPGRTAAAERGVRSPLREAGLSKAEIRYLSRELGLPTWEKPSLACLSSRFPYGTAITIERLEKVDACERFLRSLGFVQLRVRYHGETARIEVPRAAFAAFLDDEVCSAVISKFKEKGFTYVTLDLEGYRTGSMNETLRKEGASS, from the coding sequence ATGCTGACGAGCGCCGCAGACCGGGGTTTCTCCATCGACGTGGACGGGGCCGCGGCGGAGGCGAAGCACGAAAGCCTCAAGGCGCTTATCGGGGAGATGGGTTCGGTGCTCGTCGCCTTTTCGGGCGGCGTGGACTCTACCTTTCTGCTCAGGGCGGCCGTCGATGTGCTGGGGGAGCGGACGGCCGCCCTTACGGCCGTCTCACCGACGTACCCCGAGAGCGAGCTCGAGGAGGCGAAGGGCCTGGCGGCGCGGATGGGGGTACGCCATATCGTGGTCGACTCCAACGAGCTCGAGATCCCCGGATTCGCCGCCAACCCCGAGAACCGGTGTTACTACTGCAAGGGCGAGCTCTTCGACATCTGCAGGAAGAAGGCCGACGAGCTCGGGCTCTCCCACGTGGCCGACGGCTCCAACGTGGACGACGACGGCGACTACCGCCCCGGCCGCACGGCCGCGGCCGAGCGCGGCGTGAGAAGTCCGCTGCGCGAGGCGGGGCTGAGTAAGGCGGAGATCCGTTATCTCAGCCGCGAGCTCGGCCTCCCCACCTGGGAAAAGCCCAGTCTCGCCTGTCTCTCCTCCCGTTTTCCCTACGGTACGGCCATAACGATAGAGCGCCTTGAAAAGGTCGATGCCTGCGAGCGTTTTCTGCGCTCGCTGGGCTTTGTGCAGCTCCGTGTGCGCTACCACGGCGAGACCGCCCGCATCGAGGTGCCGCGCGCGGCGTTCGCCGCCTTTCTCGACGACGAGGTGTGCTCGGCCGTGATTTCGAAGTTCAAGGAGAAGGGTTTCACTTACGTAACGCTCGACCTCGAGGGCTACCGCACGGGGAGCATGAACGAGACGCTCCGTAAAGAGGGGGCCTCGAGTTGA
- a CDS encoding AI-2E family transporter — translation MEPRYIVSLGLAVLILYLLYLIMAPFFVPIFWAVVLSVVFHPYYRLLRRRMRLGSAVASLLTCVSVVAFIVVPAVLLASSLAAELASLYRWAEGYLKGMTGDAGGSAGLAAAWALDYVESLAGDYIDISSLDIKSHVASLVKSASAFLTNALTGAVVDITRFMLDTALAFFILYYMLKEGEGFVSSVKGLLPLSEEKASAVLEKTGEVVSATLYGGVLVSAMQGILGGTAFWVLGLSSPVLWGMFMMIAAFLPLVGPALIWAPAAVYLVVKGSVVKAVLLALWGVVVVGLADNILRPLIVSGRTNLHPLLLFLSILGAINVFGIIGLVAGPLVLSVAMAAVEIYREGAGRESSGGV, via the coding sequence ATGGAGCCTCGTTACATAGTCAGTCTCGGTCTCGCCGTTCTCATTCTCTACCTGCTTTATCTCATAATGGCGCCTTTTTTCGTGCCCATATTCTGGGCCGTCGTTCTCTCCGTGGTCTTTCATCCTTACTACAGGCTGCTCAGGAGGCGGATGAGGCTTGGAAGTGCTGTGGCCTCGCTGCTCACCTGCGTCTCGGTCGTAGCCTTCATCGTCGTGCCGGCCGTGCTGCTCGCCTCCTCACTCGCCGCCGAGCTCGCGTCCCTGTACCGCTGGGCCGAAGGGTATCTCAAGGGCATGACCGGCGACGCCGGGGGCTCGGCCGGTCTTGCCGCGGCCTGGGCGCTCGACTATGTGGAATCGCTCGCAGGCGACTATATAGACATCTCGAGTCTCGACATCAAAAGCCACGTCGCTTCACTCGTAAAGAGCGCGAGCGCATTCCTCACCAACGCCTTGACGGGAGCGGTCGTCGATATCACAAGGTTCATGCTCGACACGGCCCTCGCCTTTTTCATACTCTACTATATGCTCAAGGAGGGCGAGGGCTTCGTCTCCAGCGTAAAGGGACTTCTGCCCTTGAGTGAGGAGAAGGCGTCGGCCGTGCTCGAAAAGACGGGTGAAGTCGTCTCGGCCACGCTCTACGGAGGCGTTCTCGTATCGGCCATGCAGGGCATACTCGGAGGGACGGCCTTCTGGGTCCTCGGCCTCTCCTCACCCGTGCTCTGGGGCATGTTCATGATGATAGCCGCCTTCCTGCCGCTTGTGGGGCCGGCTCTGATATGGGCGCCGGCGGCCGTCTATCTCGTCGTCAAGGGAAGCGTGGTAAAGGCCGTGCTGCTCGCCCTCTGGGGAGTGGTGGTGGTTGGACTGGCCGACAACATACTGAGGCCCCTCATAGTGAGCGGCAGGACGAACCTCCACCCGTTGCTGCTGTTCCTGTCCATCCTCGGCGCCATAAACGTCTTCGGCATCATAGGGCTGGTGGCGGGACCCCTGGTGCTGAGTGTCGCCATGGCGGCCGTTGAGATCTATAGGGAGGGCGCCGGCCGGGAAAGCTCCGGCGGGGTGTAG